The stretch of DNA CGATTATCTGCCTCTTCTTCGCCAAGGATCAGGGCATCGCAGTGCTTGTCAGGAACAGCGCCGCTTAAAAGTGGCCACACCTTTATGATGCGCTGCTTGCAAGTTTTCCCGGACATAAAGACTCTTAGGTTTTCATACAAAGCGTGCGCCTCGGGGATACATACGTCAATTTCCGCATCCCCATTCGCTTTGGGCCATGAGGTATAAGAAAGTATATAGTAGTGCGCAGCCACCAAAAATTCCTCGACACTTTGACTTGACCCTGTAGAGTCAGAGTAGGCATGTGAGCCAAAACCCACGGCAAAAAAAACACCTAGAAAAAAGAGAAGGCAATGCCTGCTAGTAATGATTAATCGGCCCACAATGATTGCCCAAAAATAACGCTATCCCTATACGAACCTTTAGTAAAACGTACGCGCTATCTGCAGAAAAACGCTTCTCTCAACTTCGCTAAGCGGTGGCTTAAATGTTTCCTCCCGAAATTCTGGATGAGAAGCCTCTATGAGATTTCGTCCTATTAGTGACACTTCCCACTCATCGGTTGGTTTCCAGCTTCCGCGCAGGTCTAACTCAGCGTATCCATCTATATTGGTCTCGCTAAGCGCATCTACAAATCTAAATATGCCATCGAGCTCGATATCCGTTATGGGGTCAAAATGGATATGAGCGGAAACTGCATGCCGAGGATGGTCTTCAAAAAAAGCCTCCGCCGCTATATCAGAGCTAGAGTCACTGTGGGCAAAGACGTAAAAGAGCGCATATTCGGCTCCGAACCTAACGAGATCATTGATTTGCCAATCCGTAGCTAATTCAGCACCAAATGAATCCACCTTAAAGTTATTATCGTAAGTTACAGGCACAACGATATGCGGGGGAAAAAAGGGATCATCAAAAACACCAA from Deltaproteobacteria bacterium encodes:
- a CDS encoding YfiR family protein; translated protein: MGRLIITSRHCLLFFLGVFFAVGFGSHAYSDSTGSSQSVEEFLVAAHYYILSYTSWPKANGDAEIDVCIPEAHALYENLRVFMSGKTCKQRIIKVWPLLSGAVPDKHCDALILGEEEADNR